AGAGAACGCATTCGCGGTAGACGGCGGCGGACCGGCGTCCGGCGTTTTCTAAGGCGTCCATTTCTCCGTGCAGGATGCTGCTGCCTTTCTGCACGCGACGGTTGTGTCCGCGCCCAATGATCTTATCGTGGTGCACGATTATGGATCCGATGGGGATACCACCTTCTGTGAGCCCCTGCCGGGCTTCTTCAATCGCGGCGTGGAGAAATGGGTCGGTAGAATTCATACCGGAAAAACCTTATGCCTTTTTAGCATTTAGTGTGCTGATATCCACAATGCTGTATCCAGCCCATGGCATCCTGTGAAGTGATAGCGGCAATAGCCTCAGTGATGGCCGGGTCCAGTGCTTCAGCCGTGCGTGCCTTCAGGGTTCGTAGG
The Terriglobia bacterium genome window above contains:
- a CDS encoding nucleoside deaminase — its product is MNSTDPFLHAAIEEARQGLTEGGIPIGSIIVHHDKIIGRGHNRRVQKGSSILHGEMDALENAGRRSAAVYRECVLYTTLSPCPMCSGAILLYGIRRVIIGENKTFMGEEELLRSRGVALEVLQSDECIRMMEEFIRKNPKLWNEDIGI